From the genome of Nicotiana tabacum cultivar K326 chromosome 17, ASM71507v2, whole genome shotgun sequence:
cgcctaggttcatcattcttgctccttttattccctaaattcctaatctactcggaaagaaaaaaactacccggttcaaactacatcccatggaaaagaaccgaggcacaaagaaaaaccacatgggattattactacctaaagaaagctaaaagacatattttgaatttttgtttagactttaatccctcaagaaaactgtctaggagatcaatcgtcgggaaaagtccaatttttctactttttcgtttttttaatttcttttttttttctttcacaaaagctactacacttaagaatgagtactataactaagctaaaatagcacagaaactcatccaaacgatctcctcaccccacacttaaaattttgtaatgtcctcaatgcacattataaataataagagggtaaacgagactccctggtaggccaaaggccgaagcaatagcggctcacgaggtactcagactttccccaggcatcgtcctttgtgtgggaaccccacacttagtcctcaccatctagctcgcttttgcactcttctaatggctttgcttcctatgctcataatcctacaaaacaaaaataaatactataaaataataaaaataaaataaaataaaatagaaagtaaacaaaaataaaaaaaagcagtaaagctgggttgcctcccaacaagcgcctgatttaacgtcgcggcacgacgtgaactgctttttgcctccacctcgaacttatgaattgagcccctaacatggcatccagtctgcggctatgctccagtggtggggctacaaagataaccaggccaagtaataaattttttactctatacttctcggcctttatatgaggaatgtaattttttcTCTCTGGCACGACAAATCCAAGAATGTAAGCATCAtgttcctcttccattgactcctccaaaggcttagatgactcgatttccatgtcatcatccaaatacaatgtcgaaaaatgtttagaatgaggaccaacacgccccaactttggaattgtattactatttatatcctcatatgtgcacacattagagtcttaaaatataacattatctgctacctcgcatggctctagtgtacttttctcaacatgggcatcatcaacagaaatatgctcgaatgagtggctctccacttttagctcctcaatttggcgtataagctccttttcagcttttgacaactcattactattttgttgggcgatagacgcaacaacctttgcatttaatttatcttgcaagtcgtgaatagtagtgacaaatttatcgatcccttgtcccagtttagatcttccctctataaagtgtctcatcccatcagtaagttcctcacgttgagcttcatatatttctaacttttcagcctgttctaccagccaagtttggctcaaaatctcctctttttcaaaaattttctcttgctggtactcgctctcttcattcaattcttccatattggccttcattcttgtgattgctgccttcatttttttcatatcttttttgagttcatcctgttgctctgctacttgcctcagaatatccctaatatatgcatcaggctccatatcctgcacttcattgcccctatcaaactcagaaacatcattagaaagatcataataagggctcagagaaggatgaacaaaattaggacaaccatcccaatggccatcttgaccaccacacatattacaaatattccactcaaaggattgagattgtgcgcacaactcgctcctgggaacattctgacaatttttccaccagtggggtcctccacaatatggacaaggatcatcaaaataagaataaccatcattcgaacaatttttattccaagatgccatgctaaaataaataaaaaatactaactaaaataaaataataaaaaaaacatgaatagataaaaaaaatatctaatctagaaaaatagcaaatttctaagtccccggcaacggcgccaaaaacttgttgcgaccaaacacactcacgcaagtatacgcggtcgtcaagtaataaagtgactaaaagtcggatgtcgaacccacgaggacttatgattaactattaactaaattagactatcctaattatctaaacaagaattaaatctaaaaatattttattctaaactaattaaataaaaaaatataaataatgaactttgaacagagaaagagcagatttttatgatatcaatgtaatgaaaacgatctagggttatgggctatctaacaatcctattgtattcttcaattgaattgacagactaatttatctagcttattggttgacagggttaatattgctcataagaatctgtcgagttcttactcgcctattcaagctaacctaacgcctatatgtctatggagttagaatcaacaagaacgcatttataaatcctgtaaatcaaccaagcaaggcaattaggtatatgtctatcctaaccacgaatccgttccccgatgcccgagttcaagaacttgccctactcaatcctgtatgcaatatagaattcccactttcgagttcaattctagattcgtagataatattcaattggtgatcaagcaatcaaataaataagcgcaagattgaataaataaactaatatgataattcaagaagtcaaaatcaatatccgaataacaatagttaTGAAAggaccacaaccctagaacgtgaagtttagctccatatagacatggtagccaaacaacaaatcatacaaagaaacataaagattactaagtttggtaggagaaagatgaaacttgatgaattccggcctccacagctttgtcgtggctttttccctcttcccaatatgttagatgacctaaaagaggcgtttttaagcttatatattgcgtccaaaagtcgtgggctagagttctcctaaccctagtccaaatcggcttcaggggttgatgctaaggtggatgcgacgcatccacctcgtcctccatttcttaactttgcatgcgagggtggacgcgacgcatccacccttctcttctacttcccagtctcggatgctatggcggacgctatgggccgacttcactgctaagggtgcacgaaagatgtagtttttctaggttggatgcgacgcatccaacccttcttcctctggctagaccaccttttcttcatattttgcactccaaacaccttaaatcgtcacacataacttaattagtcataaaaccaataattaaaccatgttgggaattttaaagatcaaataacatcaagaagtggttaaaacatgggtaaagtaacatcaacacatatcgaaatatgccaaacatcaatacatgacgcgaatacatgtgaatacatgcacgCACAACCGAACTATCCTGATTTTTAGgcattttttgttgttgtattcatgaatacagcaccgcgaatacatgtgaatacactaccgtaacaactgaatagtagctataggaaataattatgtatatgatagctataagaaattaataGCCACTATACAAATAGTAATTTCTGAAAATTCCTTTAATGAACCTTGGGTCACATATTGtacaaaataaaaaagggaatTGAGCAACAAAGAGATGCAAGCATACGTTTAATTAAGTGTAAGTGGAGAATATTATGTTGAGAAGGTACACAAGTACACACCATTTGGGTGTGGGAAATACTTTTTGAATCAAATACAAAAAAGTTATTTATGATTAGTAAGCACGTTCTTTTACTAAGTACTTTTTTTCTTTCACATTTcactcaattattattatttttatttctctgaTCTTATTTAGCAGCACAGAGTCCTATTTCGATACAAAGGGACTCAAGCCTCTTAACCCAAACCAGAAAATATTAGGATTAATATCAACTTAGTCTAGTTAATAACAATGCACACTTAGTTTAGTTAACTAGAATCATTTAATATCCATTATCCAACAGAATAAATTACGTGCAAAACCAGAATGAAGCCGTTTTAATTTTGCGTGACTTTGGATAATCATAACAAGTAGGAGTAATTAATTACAAAGTGGCCAAACTGGCTAGCAAATTAACTTTTTGGTAGTAAACAGATTTTACTTTCTCCTTATATTAGGAAGTTCCTGCATGTTGCATTTGTTTTCCTTCTGCAATGTATTACCTTTTGCAAGTACAACTTTACTCAAAGTATACGCTCTTTTTAAAAATATGTACCTATTCCCGTTTGATCTCTCGCAACATGGATTAATGTACACCGTAGTTTACTTATGTCCAGTTGTATGTCGATCCTTTCAATATTTCGGTAACGcagaataaaaattacaaaacaatGAAATTAGGCTTTCCAAGGGTACATATTGTATACATTCATAATTAATGGATGTTTGCATCAAACAAATGAATACAAAACATGTGTCCGACTAgaatatttgaagaaaaaaaacttaAGTTAGGGGGGAAATGCATGTTAGAATAAGAATGGCACTTGTACAACCAGAAGAGTACTAGTAAAGCTTCAGAAAACTGATAGCACTTCTCAAACATATACATTGAGTCTTGAACCCTTGATCAGTTAGTAGTTTTCTTTGAAGTTCATTAAAAGATATCTTCATTTGACAACCATGGGATCagacaaaggaaaaggaaaaatgacaaatAATATCGGTGAATTACTCGAAGAATGGTATGAAGATGAGGGGCTAGAAGATGTACAAATAGACATATCAATGCTAGAAAATGATGATTATCAAGGTGAAAACACAAGCAATGAAGGATTTCATGGCCGTGCTACTGGTGCTCATCAACATAGTTTTGGAGTCAGGAATTCGCGTCGCAATTTGCAAAAACGTGCATGTCCATTTGTGTTAAAGATTTATGAAATGCTTGCTGATATTCAGTTCAATCCCTTGATTTCTTGGAATGGTAATGGTACCAGCTTTATTATCCATGATTGTCATAAATTTGCTGCTGAAGTTCTCCCCCGCTTTTTCCGCCATAACAATATCTCTAGCTTCATCTGCCAACTCAACTGCTATGTGAGTACGATTTTATTAATATTGCAATGTATGTAATTAGAGAGATTACTTTTTTAAGGTGAtgtttttctgttttggtttGTGATGAAATTAACAATAGGGATTCAGGAAAATAAGTTGGGACAAATTTGAGTTTCAGCATGAATGTTTCCAGAGAGGAAAAGGACAGTGGTTGAAGAATATCAAGAGGAAGGGTAGTAGAAAGTCCGAGATGAATCAGCAGCCACAAGAGCAAGGTATTGACGAAACGGTTGCAGTTACAATGGagaaggaaattgaagaaatcagagaAGAGCAaaatgcaatgagggaagaaatCATAATGCTACAACAGCAGCTAAACATACTAGAGAAAGAGATGGAAGATAATACTAAGCAAGCTCGGAACCATGTCTCCTCCAAGAAAGCCAAAATTCTCAAGTATTTGTTGGACCCTTTGTTTGAGTGTATAGGAGAGCTTGGTAGCAGTGAAGTAGCACAGGGACTCGAGGAGGATGATGAGATAGAAGATGGtgttgaaaaaaggaaaaagcaaGTTGAAGAAGAGTTGCAGGGAAAGAATGAAGGAAGCAAGAAGATTGCAGCTGCAGGTGTTTTAGATTTTAAATCTGATTCGGATTTGAGGAAGATGCTTATGGATGAGATGGACATGAACAATTTGGCTCAAGAGCAACCTGATAATTTCCTGGAGTCGGAGGAACAGGCCGAAGGTCCATCTTTTTGGATTGATTATGTGAAACAGCTAGATCACAATTGACTATCCTCTCTGAAGTTGGCCCTGCCGTCTGATCACAGTCACAGGAAAACACACTCTTTCAACCTATTTCATGTATACTCTCTGCTTAATTACAATGtcataaaatcatgaaatatatatGTTTACAGGACTCAAGGCTTCATCCCATTTTCTCATTTGTTCCTCCTCCTTTTATTCATTTCATTTTGCTTCGCCAGTTTTCTGATTTAAATTCGTTTTGCAGGAATAGGAAATCGGGAGGTTCCTGCGGCATGGACGCATGGTAATGCACGCCAAAGAAGATTCACAAGACTTTGTTTTCATATAGTTGTAGTTGTTACTAGTTTTTTATAGCTGTTGACTTGCATTCCTGCACCTTCGTTTCTTTGCTATAGCTTGTTATATCAGTTGGACAAGTTAATTTTCCTCTCTACCAATGCTAATGTTCAGACATTGATCGCATATATCCAGTATAATTACGTGTTAATAGAAATCTCAATACTAATGAATGCATAATGATCGACTGTGTCAACTGCTAGTCAATCCTAGCTTCATTGGACTTCAGGGGTTCAAAGAAGAAGCTAGATCATAAACCACAGAAAGCATATGCAGGCATGCATTTTAACAGCAGTGGATAGggaactcttcaaacaagtctcAAAGCAAAAATTAGAGAAACTTGTATTCCGTTGAAGCAACATTGTGCCGTTAATAGGCTTAACTGAATGTTGTTCGGAAGAAAACACCTCAAGAATATATGGGAACATACAGATTACGAGTTAGCAACTCTCCTATTGACGTTGTTCATTTCACCTTTATTATGATGCAAAACCAGAAAATTTGACCCTCTATAGTATAGGACCCCGTGTAGCTGCAAAATTGGAACGACAGGACACCTACAAACAACCAGTGCCAAGGAGTTGCTAAAAGAATTAAACAAACAAATCCATTCACATCAGAAAACTTTTGTAATAGCCTAGTGGAAGTTATTCAAGATAAATCCATAGGGAGCTCCTACAAAACGTCGAGGGTATAACAGCTCCTTAAATCTGGCTCGAGTCTCTTCCAAAAATGTACCGCCTTACCCAGTCAGAGACAACCAGTGCCCTTGTACGCCAACTAACTTGTTTGCTGGAAATTCAAAAACATGGTAACCATCAGATGTCCATAGAAGGTTAAGACACGTTAATGGAGAAGCGACAAGACAAACACTTGAAAGGATTACCTAGCATACACAGAATACCAGAGCCACTGAGTGCTGTGACCAATTGAAACCCAATCTCCTGGGAGCTGTGCTGCTGTTTGCTCTCCTCCCAAGGGTGCAAACTGTCCCAAATGTCGGTACCTGGAACAAACATTTGTACAGCGTTAAAAAAAGACTTTTTCAAGCCAAAATTACAACACATTCcagatattttattttattgccGTTCATCCTCCTTAAACTTTCCTCCCACTAATGATTGTGTGCATACTCAAACCGAGCTACCTACATTTCTGTTATGGTTTTAGAAGTTAATATACTGCATGGGACcgcttgcaaaatttcagataTCCCACGAGACATCTCATCATGTGATCATCTAACAATTTCTGACCAAAGTTGTGCGTTTCACTCGTGTTGTGCTGAGGAAGACAATCTCATAGAGAGGTGATGCTAAGAAATGATCAGACAAGCCGACTGGTACCTGAAAGGGTGAAAGCGATGGCGACCTTCTCCTCTAAATCGAAGAGGACCTTCTGGATTTTTTTCACATTCCTCCATACGATTAAAGCAATTAGCTAAGTAGACACCTTGCTGAGATGCAACCTGAACAAGTCGTCGCACATGCAACAAAGATATTTAAGCACGCATGCATCCATCAGAAACACAAACAGAAGCTACAAGCACAGTCTTGTTTGCATAATACCTGAGCTGTTGCTGGGAGATTCTTCATCTCAGAATCCACTTGGGACAGAGCTGATTTAAAATCTTCAATATTCACCTCAACTGATTCTTTAACACCATCTCCTTTTGATTCTTTCAAGAGATCGGCCAGATTActcatttttttacttttcaagTAAAGCTCTACTTGCGGGTATCTTTCACATATGTCTTTAAGTACTTCCTGAAATTCTTTGACGGTAAGTGTTCCAGAGTTATCCTTGTCTGCTTTATGAAATATAGCAGCAATATCTTCCTGAACAATGAGAAATTTGGCAAAACAAAGATCAGTATTTGCAAAATTTAATATCtaataattcaaaattcaaacCAGTTCTATTTTATCAGATGCTGACTGTTTCCGATATTAATTAACCAAAAGGTCACCGGTTATATTTAAAACAACAAGTATCCTGAAAATTATTGCCCGCTTTGCACCCCTATTTGAGTTTTTTTCTAAGCTTTGAAGTAAAGTGCAAATTACAATGTGTAGCCTGTAGATATTTCCTAAGCTCCAACAGTGTTGCCGTCATGGGTAAaagaaaatgaagttgaaagTTATTGTCTACTCAGAACTGGTTGAAAAAATAGATGGACAGGAAGATTGCACTCTAGTGGAATGCTAGATCGAATGACCACCCAATATAAGAAATGTGATCAGGAAGTGAAGGTGAAATTACCATGACTTTCCGCTGGTTGATTGTTGCACAGTCACCAAGTGCATATACGTTGTCCTGTCCCTCAACACGCAGCCACTCATCAGTTGCTAACACTCGTCTGTTACCCTGTTACCAAATAGAGCTCTCACATAAGCAACGTAAATAACAATAAAATCAAACAAAAGCTTGACAGAAGCATTACATTAGCTCCCAATAAACAAGGAAAGATACCTGACCAATGTGCTTCATAAATTCCATAATTACTGGACGAGTTCCAATACCAGTTGACCAGACAGCCATTCCATAAGGCATTGAAGTTATATCTCCCCGTTTGACATCCTTGGTAGAAATTTCTTTATCTCCTACCTTCACAACCATTGATCCTGTTTTCACATCAATACCATCTCTCTGGAATTTTTCTTCAGCAAAAGCGGTAATGCGCTTGTCAAACCTacaaatgaaaaatacaaattaCCACATTAGAACACAAGTGAAAGTGGAAAATGAGCTCATAATGAAACTGCATGTTCCAAGTCAAAGAGGTGGCAGTAGAAATAGAAACATAAGAATTTGCTTCAAATTACCCATCACATAGGAGAATTAGACATTAGGATGACGGCTAGCTAATAATTAACCAACTATTTTTGCCagtgagccgagggtctttcggaaacaattTCTCTATtactcggggtaggggtaaggtctatgtacacgctaccctccccataccccactagtgggattttactagtACTTTGCCCAAGGACCAATAGAAGCACATCTACTGAAAGATCTGCATAAACTGATAGATTTTGGAATATAAGCCACTTTACTTCAACCTCTTTCTAAAGTTTTATTACTCACATAACTGCGTAAGTATGGCATCACTGCTCAACTCTTGATTTAATTGCCCttcaccaaaagaaaagaagaaggtgGGAAAAAGGGAAGGAATATAAACAGATGATTTTCTGTTTTTCTCACAGAAAACAATGATCAACCAACCCACAACTGTTAAACCAGAGGAAGCAGCTAAAGTGTCCCTTTGCTTTGTGCCTCTTTTAACCACAGTATGTCCTATGTCTGGGTATTACATCCTAATGTTGAGGGAGGGAAACAGCCTTTGCGTTCAAACATCTTTTATTTACAACAAGCTCAATCAAGGGCCAGAAATTGGAACtttaagagcacaatttccactACTAGGCATCACTGGTAAGCCAAGCGTGACAAATCACTCTTAACAAGTTCTTACATTTGCATATCCAAAACTATGTTGCCTCAAAGAGGTATTATCTTCACCAAGACATTTCTTTACAGACTGGGCAAAGTATATATCTCACTTCCAAAATTTGGTCGATCAAGGAACAATTAATCAGTATATGAAATATACTTTAGATTTAATTACCaaaaacacatatatatatattttgagatGACCGCTTAAAAGAGGTGCTGTCTTACATGTTCAGAATATGATCTGTTGCCTCAAGAAGTGTTATCTTCACCAAATCTTTGACTTTAGGATATAGTCTAACTATATCTTCATTGACAAAGTCGTGAAGCTGTGCCGCAAACTCCACACCAGTTGGTCCACCACCAACAATAACAAAGTGAAGCAGTCTCTTTCTCTCCTCATCACTGAGGGTTGGCAGACTTGCTTTCTCAAAACAGTCAATAACAGTTCTACGGATCTTTTGAGCATCTTCTACTTCCTGCACAAAGGCATTCCGATGGGAAATGTAAAGATCAACGTTTTGCATGTGCTACATATGACGCCAACCTAATCTTAAATAAGTTATCTAAAACTCATTTAGTGGCATCACAAACTTCAAATCCTATTCTAGGGATTACCTTCAAGAAAAAGGTGTTCTCTTCAACACCAGGAATGTTAAATGTGTTTACACGGGCTCCAACGGAAATCACAAGATAGTCATAATCGACAGCAAACTCTTCCTTCCCATTCCCATTGGTGTCTAGATTTGATCGACAATATactttcttgttttctggatCAATTTTGACACATTCAGCTTCCCAGTAGTAGGCATCTACATGTTTCTGCTAGGAGGACCACATATAACATCAGAGAGAACACAATATTTCATTAACTAGCCTTGACATTCATAATATAGATAGCAAAGTTGAATGAATTTATTATACTTGGCGCCAGAGGCGGATCCATGATTTAAATCatatgggttcaattttaagatttttaacattgaacccattatatttttaaagttatgggttcatatctactatttttgcaattttaatgcatttttacatacaaatttttactccgcgtcgaaagttatgggttcagttgaacccgtagctAGTACGCTAGAACCCGTAGCTAGTACGCTACATCCGCCTCTGCTTGCCGCATGGTGGCAAAGAACAAACAATACTTGCAGAGTTGGTTTAGCCTACGAACAAGAATGTTGCAGGTGCTGCTATAGGCTTTGTATTGAAGAATTAAAATGAAACACAAACAAAATGTTACAAGTTCGAATTACCATTTTCCTACCTTTCTGATAATGTTGCGGATTGGTTCAACAACGCTGCGACTCTCCACTGTGCCACACGTAACACTTGGCAGCAAAGGGGTGAATGCAAAGTAATTTCTTGGAGATATCACTTGGACATCATATGAAGGATCCTTCAAATTCTTCAAGAAACTGGTTCCTGCCCAGCCAGTTCCAAGGACAACTACTTTCTTTTTTCTGTTGTTGGCCTCAACCAACTCTCCAGCATTAGGATTCTCATATGATTTTGCTGCCTCAGAGTATGCCACAAGACCTCCACCACTGTCATTTACAT
Proteins encoded in this window:
- the LOC107781937 gene encoding external alternative NAD(P)H-ubiquinone oxidoreductase B2, mitochondrial, with amino-acid sequence MQGVTVIERFSRTFRDNPSLSKLLIVFTVSGGGLVAYSEAAKSYENPNAGELVEANNRKKKVVVLGTGWAGTSFLKNLKDPSYDVQVISPRNYFAFTPLLPSVTCGTVESRSVVEPIRNIIRKKHVDAYYWEAECVKIDPENKKVYCRSNLDTNGNGKEEFAVDYDYLVISVGARVNTFNIPGVEENTFFLKEVEDAQKIRRTVIDCFEKASLPTLSDEERKRLLHFVIVGGGPTGVEFAAQLHDFVNEDIVRLYPKVKDLVKITLLEATDHILNMFDKRITAFAEEKFQRDGIDVKTGSMVVKVGDKEISTKDVKRGDITSMPYGMAVWSTGIGTRPVIMEFMKHIGQGNRRVLATDEWLRVEGQDNVYALGDCATINQRKVMEDIAAIFHKADKDNSGTLTVKEFQEVLKDICERYPQVELYLKSKKMSNLADLLKESKGDGVKESVEVNIEDFKSALSQVDSEMKNLPATAQVASQQGVYLANCFNRMEECEKNPEGPLRFRGEGRHRFHPFRYRHLGQFAPLGGEQTAAQLPGDWVSIGHSTQWLWYSVYASKQVSWRTRALVVSDWVRRYIFGRDSSQI